A DNA window from Phoenix dactylifera cultivar Barhee BC4 chromosome 13, palm_55x_up_171113_PBpolish2nd_filt_p, whole genome shotgun sequence contains the following coding sequences:
- the LOC103706716 gene encoding receptor-like protein 47, with translation MTNRRRPPSLLVLSPFLVLSSLTIFAGNLTAVAQCLQDQSSALLRLKEGFSTNRSTTNLESWKSGTDCCDHWEGVTCDPASSGRVTALDLSNRFISGRIDPILFNLTSLTSLNLAYNLFNQSLPSPGFEKLANLTRLNLSNAGLYGQIPSGISRLTKLVSLDLSTLFIEEGPSTSLKLRDPDLRTLIANLINLRELYLDGINISSDGSEWCTAVSDSTPGLQALSLVSCSLSGPIHSSLSRLRSLSKLRLDRNGLNSSVPEFFGNFSSLTMLRLSACGLTGSFPARILQLRNLALLDVSGNTDLSGNLPGFPEDSTLESLVLSNTNFSGTLPGSIGNLKSLTELQLSGCRFSGAIPYSFSNLTQLVHLDLSFNNLSGELPSMARWRSISDVVLKNNRLSGSITSSLGNRVLPNLTVIDLTNNSHSGEIPVWLFSLPSLQNLLLSQNQFSGHLQEFSDPSSTLSNVDLSNNKLQGPIPKSVFRLSGLKILNLSSNNFSGTVVLDLLRSLRNLSNLDLSNNRLSVIDGDDNSSWASFPNISTLRLVSCNLNKLPGFLRFQDGVSTLDLSMNSIGGSIPQWIWSIGNYSYNYLNLSFNMFTSVEGPPPDLSDIGSMMLDLQANMLRGPIPLPPQHTIVLDYSNNSFASSIPSNFGAYLNFTVFLSLSSNGLTGEIPPSICNASYLQVLDLSDNSLNGSIPSCLLEGSNGLGILNLRGNRFQGALPQNFDENCALRTINLNGNQLSGSLPRSLARCRMLEILDLGNNSMVDSFPYWLGEISTLRVLVLRSNEFYGDVGPPAENNGSNGTFEMLQIFDLSSNNFSGSLPPECFKSLRAMMAGSDTNRSTVDYKYLEFSRSPYYQNSVTVTFKGQEMTLVKTLTIFTSIDFSSNRFEGGIPGEIEELNSLVVLNMSHNALTGEIPPHLGDLLQLESLDLSSNLLSGGIPQQLISLTFLSSLNLSYNNLSGTIPDTSQFSTFTNASFLGNEGLCGSPLSKQCNSAKPPAVPESSKSSIDLNWQFIFTGLGFGVGLAMVVGPLMVWTKGKRWYNKLVDRLLWPVIPRCLYDTCGDGKVGDEDMVDDSLDMEEEDRRFCVFCTKLQFVEGRVIIHHVECSCLRSEE, from the coding sequence ATGACTAATCGTCGCCGACCTCCCTCACTCCTCGTCCTCTCGCCTTTCCTTGTACTCTCCTCCTTAACGATCTTCGCCGGTAATTTAACCGCCGTGGCCCAATGCCTCCAGGACCAGAGCTCCGCCCTTCTCCGGCTGAAGGAAGGCTTCTCCACCAACAGGTCCACCACCAACCTCGAATCTTGGAAGTCGGGCACCGACTGCTGCGACCACTGGGAGGGCGTTACCTGCGACCCGGCTTCTTCGGGTCGGGTCACCGCTCTCGACCTCAGCAACCGCTTCATATCCGGTAGGATCGATCCGATCCTCTTTAACCTCACCTCCCTGACTTCTCTCAACCTTGCGTACAACTTGTTCAACCAAAGTCTCCCGTCGCCGGGGTTCGAGAAGCTGGCCAATCTCACCCGCCTCAACCTCTCCAACGCCGGCCTCTACGGCCAGATACCGTCGGGCATCTCTCGGCTTACGAAGCTGGTCTCTCTCGATCTCTCTACCCTCTTTATCGAGGAGGGACCTTCCACATCGCTCAAGCTTCGCGATCCTGATCTCAGAACCTTAATTGCAAACCTCATCAATTTGAGGGAACTCTACCTCGATGGCATCAACATCTCTTCTGATGGTTCCGAGTGGTGCACAGCAGTGTCCGACTCGACCCCTGGCCTCCAAGCGCTGAGCTTGGTATCCTGTTCTCTCTCTGGTCCAATTCATTCATCGCTCTCCAGGCTTCGGTCGTTGTCCAAACTTCGCCTTGATCGGAATGGATTGAATTCCAGTGTGCCGGAGTTCTTTGGTAATTTCTCTTCTTTAACCATGCTTCGTCTCAGTGCTTGTGGGCTCACAGGATCGTTTCCGGCAAGGATACTTCAGCTCAGGAATTTGGCGTTACTTGATGTGTCGGGCAATACTGATCTTTCTGGGAATTTGCCTGGGTTCCCCGAAGATAGCACCTTGGAAAGTTTGGTTCTGTCCAACACGAACTTTTCCGGGACTTTACCTGGGTCTATTGGCAATCTCAAGTCTTTGACGGAATTGCAGCTTTCGGGTTGTCGATTTTCTGGAGCCATACCCTATTCTTTTAGCAACCTCACCCAGTTGGTCCATCTGGACCTCTCATTCAATAATCTCAGTGGCGAGCTTCCTTCGATGGCTCGATGGCGAAGCATTTCAGATGTAGTACTTAAGAATAATAGGCTGAGTGGATCGATAACTTCCTCTCTTGGCAACCGAGTGCTTCCCAATCTCACAGTGATTGATCTAACAAATAACTCACACTCTGGTGAGATTCCTGTATGGCTGTTTTCCCTACCATCTTTACAGAATTTGCTGCTTAGCCAGAACCAGTTCTCCGGACATCTCCAAGAGTTTTCAGATCCTTCTTCCACGTTGTCAAATGTTGACTTGAGTAATAACAAGCTGCAGGGACCAATTCCTAAGTCGGTCTTTCGGCTCTCAGGGCTAAAAATTCTCAATCTTTCATCAAACAACTTCAGCGGCACAGTGGTGCTAGACTTGCTCCGGAGCTTGAGGAATCTCTCGAATCTGGATCTCTCCAATAATAGGCTGTCAGTAATAGATGGAGATGATAATTCTTCGTGGGCTTCTTTCCCCAATATCAGCACGTTGAGACTGGTATCTTGCAATCTGAACAAGCTTCCTGGTTTTTTGAGATTCCAGGATGGAGTCAGCACCCTGGACCTCTCAATGAACAGCATTGGCGGCAGTATACCCCAGTGGATATGGAGTATTGGGAACTACAGTTACAATtacttgaatctttcttttaacATGTTTACCAGTGTGGAGGGACCTCCGCCCGATCTTTCCGATATCGGTTCAATGATGCTTGATCTTCAAGCCAACATGCTTCGAGGACCTATTCCTCTCCCCCCGCAGCACACCATTGTTTTGGATTACTCGAACAACAGCTTCGCGTCCTCTATCCCATCCAATTTCGGTGCGTATCTCAATTTCACCGTCTTCCTTTCACTGTCTAGCAACGGACTCACAGGAGAAATCCCTCCTTCCATTTGCAATGCGAGCTATCTCCAAGTCCTTGATCTTTCAGACAACAGTTTGAACGGTTCGATCCCATCATGCCTTTTGGAAGGCAGCAATGGTTTGGGCATACTGAATTTGCGGGGCAACCGGTTTCAGGGAGCCTTGCCTCAGAATTTTGACGAAAACTGTGCTCTCCGGACAATAAATCTCAATGGTAATCAGCTGAGCGGTTCGCTGCCCAGATCCTTGGCCCGGTGCAGAATGCTAGAGATTCTAGACCTTGGAAACAACAGCATGGTCGACTCCTTTCCATACTGGCTGGGGGAAATTTCTACACTGCGCGTCCTTGTTCTGAGGTCCAATGAATTCTATGGCGATGTTGGACCTCCTGCAGAAAACAATGGCAGCAATGGCACATTTGAGATGCTGCAAATATTTGATCTGTCTTCCAATAACTTCAGCGGCAGCTTACCTCCAGAATGCTTCAAGAGTCTAAGAGCCATGATGGCTGGTTCAGATACTAATCGCTCCACTGTGGATTACAAGTACCTGGAGTTCAGCCGATCACCCTACTATCAGAACAGTGTCACAGTCACATTCAAAGGGCAGGAGATGACGCTAGTGAAGACCCTGACCATCTTCACATCCATTGATTTCTCAAGTAATCGCTTCGAAGGTGGCATCCCGGGGGAGATTGAGGAACTCAATTCACTGGTGGTGCTAAACATGTCGCACAATGCTCTTACAGGTGAAATCCCTCCTCACCTTGGGGACCTGCTGCAGCTCGAGTCTTTGGATCTATCTTCAAACCTCCTCTCAGGCGGGATTCCCCAGCAGCTGATTTCTCTtacttttctctcttctttgaaccTCTCATACAACAATTTATCGGGAACAATACCAGATACTAGTCAGTTCTCTACGTTCACGAACGCTTCGTTTTTAGGGAATGAAGGATTATGTGGGAGCCCATTGTCAAAACAATGCAATTCTGCGAAGCCTCCTGCAGTGCCAGAGTCCTCCAAGTCTTCGATAGATCTAAACTGGCAATTCATATTCACGGGATTGGGATTTGGAGTGGGATTGGCTATGGTAGTGGGGCCTCTTATGGTGTGGACTAAGGGGAAGAGGTGGTACAACAAGCTTGTTGATAGACTGCTTTGGCCCGTTATTCCTCGATGTCTTTATGACACCTGTGGTGATGGGAAGGTGGGGGATGAGGACATGGTCGATGACTCCCTGGACATGGAAGAGGAGGACAGAAGGTTCTGCGTCTTCTGTACTAAATTACAGTTTGTTGAGGGTCGAGTCATAATCCATCATGTCGAATGCTCTTGTCTTCGATCGGAAgaataa